The Panicum hallii strain FIL2 chromosome 5, PHallii_v3.1, whole genome shotgun sequence genome contains the following window.
GCCGGGCGGgcaggagggagaggagggggaacagaacaggtggaggcggcggcgggtgtgGGTGGGAAACGATACCAGGTGGTGACGCGGCAGTGGCAGACAAACCACTAGCCTAGAGACGAGGAGAGCATCGTGTGGTTTAGGTGTGGCGAGATGCCGGCCGGCCGCAGCCGGCCAGTTTCTTTTCTTATTTTCTTTGGAAAAAATAATCTTCTTTGAACCATAATTTATATGAATGACAGTAGGTGGGGCGTTCGTCTCAAAATCGAGTAGATTTCGAGCGAATTGAAAGACCATGCTCAACCTCTGGTCAATGACGATCGGCCTCTAGCGTAGAAGTCGCCGTTCCCTTCACTCGAGTCAGTCTGGTAAAATTCAGCAATTCTTCAGCCTGAAGTTGAATGATCCTGCCCTTTTCAGATAGGAACTAACGACCAATATACTCTTTTTGGAGATAACTGAACTGTCGCTCGCAGTTGTCCAGGTTCATCAGCCGTAGAACCATGTCATTTCCTCCCTATTGATTTTGCATGAAATACAGTCGTTTTTTTGGTGAAGACTGAAAACACAACTTCACCAAATATGTTTCTTCAGAAAATGGAAAGTAGTTACAGCCTACTTCACCGGTTCTTAGATCCTTATACGGGCGATTACACGGGTGGAATTACTTCAAGCCTAACACAAAACACAACTAGTTCAGACTCAAGTTACACGTTAGATCTTCATGGTGGTAAGAGCGCTTCGCTGCTGTATGTTTTCAGGTCAGTGAATGCACATGTCCAAAGCAACTTCCTCAATAAGCAACGACAGAATGTCCTCCCCAGCATCTCTGATGAAGCACTCTGTTTCTTCCGTGCAGATAAAATTCTGCCAGCCCATGTCCCACACACCATTGATCGACTCATCTGAGAACCTGAGATCTCTCTCCAGCTTCATGTCCAGGCAATCTTTCGTGCCACCCGCGTCGTCTCTGTCGGAATAGCTATTCAGCTTCGTAATCCCGTTGCTGATCTCTCTTAGCAATTCCTCCAATGAGAAATATGCTGTTGCTCTGCATTTCTGGCCCTGAAATCCAGTGCAACACAGACTATTTTGCTGCTGATGTTTTCGTTCCAGCTGCTCTACTGCTGTGTCCAAATAGATCCTATGGGTTTTCATTTCAACCTCGGAAATTCCATCATGTTGGTTGCTCGGATGCTCATACACATCGATGCCTATGAGTTTGCCTGCTCTGCTGAGGAAAGACTTATCACTTAGGAGAAGCAAAATGATCTCATCTTTTATCTCAGCTTCCATTATAGGTGTTATGTCTGTTGATGATGGGTGAGTAGCATCTCCATCAGTTGAACTGATTCTTTCAGCATCTCTGGTAGATAGCAAAACTTCATTGGATTCCCAAAAGTCTTTCTGAATATCTGTAACACAAAGGGGTTGTTTAGTGCGAAATCATCTAAGTTTCTAAGACATGAAAGCAAATAATAAAACCGAAAGGAGAAATGATGAAAATCTGCAGTTCCTTACCGTCCACGGAAGATTCTGCCTCCCAATCGGCATTTGGATAGCTTTCATTGCTAGGTGTTGCACTATGTTCAGTGGATGGACCGTCAATCTGATCTAGTACATGAAAGATCTCCCTTTGTATCTCATATGCCTATATTAGGAGCAAAAAAATGACTGAGGTGTAAATAAAAAGTATATATGCACACATCTATCAACTTACTAGGCCTTTTTTTTAATGAGTTAGCTAAAGCTTCTAAGTTCAAGAGTAAGGTCAATTACTTGTATTTCAGTTTTAATAATTTCTTAGTTTGTGGTCGTTCTTTAAAGTTGTTTTATATGCAATATTAAATGGAAAATTCCATGCCATGCTATATGCCTGTAAACAAGGGTGCATACCACTAACTCATCAATAATTGAACTCTTGACATTTCTCCTGGATACTGTCTTCGCTCTGGAGTTATTATGTGTTCTCTGTAAGACAGGCTTCACTAAGTCACAAGAGCGACTGCTACTTGATACTGATTTCTTATCAGAATTTTTCACCACTTTAGCATTACGAGATGCTGCTACTGTTTTAGCCTTTGCatcctctctccctcctctgtttcgtgAAGTTGAATTAGATTTTTGTTTCTCCCTGGTTCTCCTATTGACCTCAGTTGTCTCCTTGATCTGCTGCTTTCTGCTTGTAGGTGCAGCAATCTTGACTTCTTTTGGGGATTTCGGTCGAGCCTGCTCAATGTTTCTCTCTCTGTGACTTGATTTCATTGGTCTGATCTCATTAGGCACTACAGTATTATATGAAGGAGCGATGCCCTTCTGTGAATTAGTATAATACATCCGAACATTGTGATGTTCTGGTGCTAGCTTTTCTGACCTAGGCATCTCCGCATCAGAACCAGACTCCTCTCCAAATAATTGTGTCTGTAGCCTTTGTGACTTGGGCATCTCAATATCAAACCGTGCTCTTGGTGAACTCACTGTCTTAATCTTCTCGTCTTTCATTTTAGAGTTGTCTTTTTGTGAGGGCAATCCATCAAGGCCCATGAGCTTGGCTACCAAACTTGGGGCTTTAGACTTGTCAGGTTGCACTGCTGCACAAGATGGAAATGATCTCGGTGACACTTTCTTCTGCTGAGAAGTATTGGACATCAAATAATTGTTCGGCAAGTACCGTGCTGACTGGCTCAAAGAGGCCTGGTCATTATTGGTGGAGACTGACAGGAGGTTCTTCCTGCAGAAACTATCCTTGACCACATTCTTCAACTCATCAGTAGAATTGTTTAGCTGCACATGCAATCCATTGTTAGCAGTTCTTGGTAGTGCCTGCTTAGCATTTGACGGTCTCAGGAGGACTTCACGGATTATGGTATCTATTTCTGGAGATTTTTCACCAGTTTCTGGTCTTCTCTTCTTGTTGGATAATCTCATGCTCTGTGATGCAGTTTGGAATTTCTCAAGCATCACAAGGGACTCCTGGAGATCCATGGCGCCTCTTAGGAGGTCTTCGGCAAAATGCTTGGATAGTGAAGGCGCCATAAGACAGTCCCCATGGAATGACATGGATCTTTCCTCCCGGTAGCTTCGCGATGTGCTCCGTTCCCGGCCTTGGTAGTTTCGACAAACCGAAGGTTGCAGTGTAACAACACAAGGGAGATCGCATTGGACTGTTTCAGGATAGCTGCCATCTTTGCTTCTGGGGGGAAGGCTCTTCGAAAGGGATCTGCAAACCACTGATCTGAAACTGTCTTGATGCATATTGTATTTTTTTCTGGAAGAAACAGAGATGGAGGAATAGATAAACTTAGATGGCCAGATTATCTATAAACACAAAATATTTCTTGTAAGCAAACATGATCTTGTCTCTTGAGGAAACGAAAAAGAAATTAAAGAAATGGCATATTGGTCAAATAAGAAGGTGCAAACTTACATTATGTTGAGACAACACAATTTTTGCAAGGGGCAGGAGATGCCAACTTAGAAGCTTGTTTGCTTCAGGCAATGGCGTCTGTCTGAGCTCTGAAACCTTGATGAGGACACGAAGTCAAGAGGAAACTGCAAGTAAGAAGAAATCTATTTCTTAGTTTCAGAGGGAGAAGATAAGCTACCcaatttttattaaaaaaagagagaaaagttCCAGAGCAAGAAGCAGATATAAGAATTTCGTATGTCGTCTGATTTGACTATAATATCCTGCAAAACATCTATGTTTTGCACGAAACAGCGACTGCTGAAATAATTAAATAGGCAAGGATAGGAAGCAGTTTGGGAATTGGCTCCAGGAAAGCAATGGGTACTTTTTCTTTATCTCTCCACGGAATATCTGTGCATTCACTCACTGGCCACCTGGGCTTTTACCGATCCATGGTTGCTCTGAACTCACATGGGTCGTGTCAAAGATGAGCAGCTCACAAGCAGTGCCTACTTTTGTGTCACGGGAAGGCAAAAAACGAAAAGGGAGTAAACCAAGATGCAGGAAGGAGAGTGGCGGATAGAGGCCATCGGTCTCCTCATCTAGACAAAGAAAGGTGAAGAAACTGTGGTGATATCAGATTGGACAGATCCTAAACCAAGCACGGCTCTCCATTCCCGCAAATGCACGGGATTGTAGTACCAAGCTTTCCTATTCCTACATTTGACAACTAAATACCTGAAAATTAATCGCaacaaaactgcacatttcttGGCGGGCTTCTCTGAATCCCTCAGGTCTGAATAAACAGAGCCTCCTTGCGCATCCTTGCTGACACACCATGCCCAACCGGAGAATTCCAAAACAAGCTACGCTAAACAGACAAGAGAATTTACCAAAACAGTCGCAAGAAGAAAGAGGGGCAGAATTCAGAAGGCCGAACGGGTGGGTTCCCAACCCCCGAACTGCAAAAACAAAACAGAAGTAAAACGAAGGGAAGGGGGGGAAATGGCACCTTTTACCTCTTGGAATGAAACTGCAAGCCTGCAGCCCCTGCGTCTCTCTCCGAGGTTGCTGCCTGGCCTGCGGGTGGTTGTGGAGGCAGGACAAGAAGAAAGCCCAAGATCTGTGGGAGAGGGAGAAGCAGGGAGGCCAATGAGGGCGGCAAGGGAGAAGTAGAGAGAGGGAGGCTACCACCTACACCTAGCCCAGTGCTACTGCAACTGCTTGTGGGCTTCCTACAGCGACACACATACCAATACCATCCATACGGGAGTCTCTTTGCCTCTTGGTGCTGGCGCCGCTGTGACTAGGGCAGATACAGTGGTAGCGGCCGCGAAAGCTCAACCCTGCCCGTGGAGTCCGTCTTTTGATGGGATGGGTGGTCATGGGGAGGGGAGACTGTCCGTCCGACTTGGGGGAGAGCCGGAGCCGGAGGACTGGCGGGCCCACATATCGGCGGCGACGTCAGATTCCGAGCCggagaggggagaggaagaggggcaGCTCATCAGCCAAGCCGCAGACCGCAGTGGTGGGTTCATTTACTTTGACCGGGCTTGTGGtgatgacgacgatgatggATTCATGATTCACCTCCAGCTTGTTATGTGGGAGTGGGACCAGGGTGTCATACTCTGCCGTACCTGAAATTGTGAATGAAGGGTACAAGCAAGTACGGCAGGGCGGACCACAGGCCAAAGCAAGTAGTAGGAGTTGCCGCCAATCAATTAAAGACGAGGGATGCTCAGAGTTGCCGCCAAGTTCCTCCATGCTCTCAATCCAGA
Protein-coding sequences here:
- the LOC112892044 gene encoding uncharacterized protein LOC112892044 codes for the protein MHQDSFRSVVCRSLSKSLPPRSKDGSYPETVQCDLPCVVTLQPSVCRNYQGRERSTSRSYREERSMSFHGDCLMAPSLSKHFAEDLLRGAMDLQESLVMLEKFQTASQSMRLSNKKRRPETGEKSPEIDTIIREVLLRPSNAKQALPRTANNGLHVQLNNSTDELKNVVKDSFCRKNLLSVSTNNDQASLSQSARYLPNNYLMSNTSQQKKVSPRSFPSCAAVQPDKSKAPSLVAKLMGLDGLPSQKDNSKMKDEKIKTVSSPRARFDIEMPKSQRLQTQLFGEESGSDAEMPRSEKLAPEHHNVRMYYTNSQKGIAPSYNTVVPNEIRPMKSSHRERNIEQARPKSPKEVKIAAPTSRKQQIKETTEVNRRTREKQKSNSTSRNRGGREDAKAKTVAASRNAKVVKNSDKKSVSSSSRSCDLVKPVLQRTHNNSRAKTVSRRNVKSSIIDELVAYEIQREIFHVLDQIDGPSTEHSATPSNESYPNADWEAESSVDDIQKDFWESNEVLLSTRDAERISSTDGDATHPSSTDITPIMEAEIKDEIILLLLSDKSFLSRAGKLIGIDVYEHPSNQHDGISEVEMKTHRIYLDTAVEQLERKHQQQNSLCCTGFQGQKCRATAYFSLEELLREISNGITKLNSYSDRDDAGGTKDCLDMKLERDLRFSDESINGVWDMGWQNFICTEETECFIRDAGEDILSLLIEEVALDMCIH